One Sphingomonas limnosediminicola DNA segment encodes these proteins:
- a CDS encoding efflux transporter outer membrane subunit, translating to MLRKLATASSALALAACAAGPNYQAKPISAAEAAPFVMAQGSTIVSDAQPAGDWWRLYNDPVLDGLVKDALAANTDIRVAVAHLQRARAFLREERGAREPQVGLSGGAQYGRLPGPTAGQKRTHFQVDVGLDVAYEVDLFGRISRRIEAARGDVGAAVADADAVRVAIVADTVRAYADAVSSAERVSVAEKIVALLDQSLTLTERRHQIGMANGLDTARIAALRDQRRAEIPLLESQRRAALFRLATLTGRAPRELPQKVADRTTFLRLERVIPVGDGATLLARRPDVRAAEQRLAAATARIGVATADLYPKITLGGSVGSSGAGLGNIFSANPLTWLIGPLINWTVNRNAARARVAGAQADTQAALATFDGTILEALEETEAALSAYQQALNRRDALRAASDQAQAAARITRARQREGDISSLELLDAERTAAESQASLAEADARIASSQVDLFRALGGGWSS from the coding sequence ATGCTTCGAAAGCTCGCAACCGCCAGCTCAGCGCTAGCCCTCGCCGCCTGCGCCGCTGGACCGAACTACCAGGCCAAACCGATCTCGGCCGCAGAGGCGGCACCGTTCGTCATGGCGCAAGGATCGACCATCGTTTCCGACGCGCAACCGGCGGGTGATTGGTGGCGACTCTATAACGATCCCGTCCTCGACGGACTCGTGAAGGACGCGTTGGCCGCGAACACCGACATTCGTGTCGCCGTCGCGCATTTACAGCGCGCTCGCGCTTTCTTGCGCGAAGAACGCGGTGCGCGCGAGCCACAAGTCGGCCTTAGCGGCGGTGCGCAGTACGGCCGTCTGCCTGGCCCCACTGCTGGTCAGAAGCGAACGCACTTCCAAGTCGATGTCGGGCTCGATGTCGCTTACGAAGTCGATCTCTTCGGACGCATCAGCCGCCGGATCGAGGCCGCCCGAGGCGACGTCGGCGCAGCCGTCGCGGATGCCGATGCCGTTCGCGTAGCAATCGTTGCCGACACTGTTCGCGCCTATGCAGACGCCGTGTCTTCAGCCGAGCGCGTCAGCGTCGCCGAGAAGATCGTCGCGCTGCTAGACCAGTCGCTGACGCTGACGGAGCGACGTCATCAGATCGGCATGGCGAACGGCCTCGATACCGCGCGGATCGCCGCGCTGCGCGACCAGCGCCGGGCCGAAATCCCGCTGTTGGAGTCTCAGCGCCGGGCTGCGCTTTTCCGCCTCGCTACCTTGACCGGCCGAGCACCGCGTGAGCTTCCGCAAAAGGTAGCAGATCGCACTACCTTTCTACGCCTTGAGCGCGTCATCCCGGTCGGCGACGGCGCAACCCTGCTCGCGCGCCGCCCCGACGTGCGCGCGGCTGAGCAACGGCTCGCCGCTGCCACTGCGCGGATTGGTGTCGCAACCGCGGACCTCTATCCAAAGATCACGCTCGGCGGGTCGGTGGGATCCAGCGGCGCCGGCCTTGGCAATATCTTCAGCGCCAATCCGCTGACGTGGCTGATCGGTCCGCTGATCAACTGGACGGTGAACCGCAACGCTGCCCGCGCCAGGGTCGCCGGCGCCCAAGCGGACACGCAAGCCGCCCTTGCCACGTTCGATGGCACGATCCTCGAGGCGCTTGAGGAAACCGAGGCGGCGCTGTCCGCCTACCAGCAAGCGCTCAATCGCCGTGACGCGCTGCGTGCCGCCAGCGACCAGGCGCAGGCAGCCGCCCGCATCACTCGCGCCCGCCAACGCGAAGGCGACATCAGCTCGCTGGAGTTGCTCGACGCCGAGCGTACTGCCGCCGAATCGCAGGCTTCCCTTGCCGAAGCGGACGCGCGGATCGCAAGTTCGCAGGTCGACCTGTTCCGCGCTCTTGGCGGCGGCTGGAGCAGTTAG
- a CDS encoding inositol monophosphatase family protein: MKTDLVDFATFARDIASCARRETLSRFNRDMDVENKSGHALFDPVTEADRAAEQAMRAFIGERFHDHGIIGEEYPDKLGTARHIWSLDPIDGTRSFICGLPNWTTLIALLEDGDPVLGLVDAPVLDEIYVGSGNEAWMVRSGGQVAIRTSQCCALSEARLSTTDPFLFGDDGHESCGFERLRRAARVTRYGHDAYAYARLAAGTIDLVVESGLKPHDYNPLGPLVRAAGGQVGNWSGGTDLASGAIVAAASRELYDAAVELLAVE; encoded by the coding sequence ATGAAGACGGACCTAGTCGATTTTGCGACATTTGCTCGCGACATCGCATCATGCGCAAGACGCGAGACTCTATCGCGATTCAACCGAGACATGGACGTCGAGAACAAGTCGGGTCACGCCTTGTTCGATCCGGTCACCGAAGCCGATCGGGCCGCCGAGCAAGCAATGCGTGCGTTCATCGGCGAGCGCTTTCATGATCACGGCATAATTGGCGAGGAATATCCCGATAAGCTCGGTACGGCCCGGCACATTTGGAGCCTGGATCCGATCGATGGAACACGTTCCTTTATTTGCGGGCTTCCCAACTGGACTACGCTGATCGCACTTCTCGAGGATGGCGATCCGGTCCTGGGCCTGGTCGATGCCCCCGTCCTGGATGAGATCTATGTAGGCAGCGGCAACGAAGCGTGGATGGTACGCAGCGGTGGCCAAGTCGCGATCCGCACCAGTCAATGTTGCGCGCTGTCGGAAGCCCGGCTTTCGACAACTGACCCATTTCTGTTCGGTGATGATGGGCATGAATCATGCGGTTTCGAGCGACTGCGCCGCGCTGCAAGGGTCACACGGTACGGACATGACGCCTATGCCTATGCGCGGCTTGCGGCAGGGACGATCGACCTCGTCGTCGAAAGCGGCCTCAAGCCGCACGACTACAATCCACTGGGGCCACTCGTGCGCGCGGCAGGCGGCCAGGTCGGCAACTGGTCCGGAGGCACCGACCTCGCGAGCGGAGCGATCGTGGCTGCGGCCAGCCGCGAACTCTACGACGCCGCGGTGGAGTTGCTCGCCGTCGAGTGA
- the hisIE gene encoding bifunctional phosphoribosyl-AMP cyclohydrolase/phosphoribosyl-ATP diphosphatase HisIE, which translates to MRDRNAPLTPADIASLDWDKMNGLLPAVVQDRASGRVLMLGYMNEEALRATLDSGLVTFFSRSKQRLWQKGEKSGNRLHLHAVHGDCDNDSLIVFADPDGPTCHTGTISCFGDVSPEVAGWLAHLSAIVRQRASSDDPGSYTRELLAQGSARIAQKVGEEGVEVALAAVTRDADGCAEEVADLLYHLAVLMEMKGFGWLDVIDRLKARHSTASNSTAAS; encoded by the coding sequence ATGCGGGATCGAAATGCGCCGCTGACCCCTGCCGACATAGCGTCGCTCGATTGGGACAAGATGAACGGCCTGCTTCCGGCCGTCGTGCAGGACCGCGCATCTGGGCGCGTCCTGATGCTGGGCTACATGAATGAAGAAGCGCTCCGCGCCACGCTCGATAGCGGCTTGGTGACCTTCTTCAGCCGGTCGAAGCAGCGCCTTTGGCAAAAAGGCGAAAAGAGCGGCAATCGGCTGCATCTCCACGCCGTCCACGGCGACTGCGACAATGACTCGCTGATTGTTTTTGCCGACCCGGATGGCCCCACCTGCCACACCGGAACGATAAGTTGCTTCGGTGACGTATCGCCTGAAGTCGCGGGCTGGCTCGCGCACCTGTCCGCGATCGTCCGGCAGCGGGCCTCTTCGGATGATCCCGGGAGTTATACGCGTGAACTCCTCGCTCAGGGTTCGGCCCGGATCGCGCAGAAGGTCGGTGAAGAAGGTGTCGAAGTGGCGCTGGCCGCAGTCACGCGGGATGCCGATGGCTGCGCCGAAGAGGTCGCCGACCTGCTCTACCATCTCGCGGTGCTGATGGAGATGAAGGGCTTCGGCTGGCTCGATGTGATCGACCGCCTGAAAGCTCGTCACTCGACGGCGAGCAACTCCACCGCGGCGTCGTAG
- the hisF gene encoding imidazole glycerol phosphate synthase subunit HisF: MPAHRIIPCLDVKDGRVVKGVQFRDHRDAGDIVEQVMRYREEGADELVFYDIGASAEGRTVDLAWVTRIAEVIDIPFSVAGGLRTGVEARACLDCGADKVSINSPALERPELIAELARGFGSQCVVLGVDSFEHDGDYFVHQYTGSPSKSRDTGLRTLDWVREAADRGAGEIVLNCMKRDGVRTGYDIAHTRAVVEAVSVPVIASGGAGAREHFRDAFIEAGVSGALAATVFHDRLIAIPDLKEYLVTCGIEMRR; encoded by the coding sequence TTGCCAGCGCATAGGATCATCCCCTGCCTGGACGTGAAGGACGGGCGCGTCGTCAAGGGAGTGCAGTTCCGCGACCATCGTGACGCCGGCGACATTGTCGAGCAGGTGATGCGTTATCGTGAGGAGGGCGCCGACGAGCTGGTTTTTTACGACATCGGCGCGAGCGCCGAGGGCCGCACAGTCGACCTGGCTTGGGTGACACGGATTGCGGAGGTCATTGACATACCGTTCTCAGTCGCCGGCGGGCTGCGGACTGGCGTCGAAGCTCGCGCCTGCCTCGATTGCGGCGCGGACAAGGTTTCGATCAACTCACCTGCGCTTGAGCGGCCGGAGCTGATCGCCGAGCTTGCGCGCGGGTTCGGCAGCCAGTGCGTGGTGCTAGGCGTCGACAGCTTCGAACACGATGGCGACTACTTCGTCCATCAATATACCGGCAGCCCGTCGAAGAGCCGCGACACCGGCCTGCGGACGCTCGACTGGGTACGTGAAGCGGCCGATCGGGGCGCAGGGGAAATCGTGCTCAACTGCATGAAGCGCGACGGCGTGCGGACAGGCTACGACATCGCGCATACGCGAGCGGTCGTTGAAGCCGTCAGCGTTCCGGTAATCGCTTCGGGAGGCGCTGGCGCGCGGGAGCATTTTCGCGATGCTTTCATCGAAGCGGGCGTCAGTGGGGCGCTTGCCGCGACGGTTTTCCATGACCGCCTGATCGCCATTCCGGATCTCAAGGAGTATCTCGTCACATGCGGGATCGAAATGCGCCGCTGA
- a CDS encoding 1-(5-phosphoribosyl)-5-[(5-phosphoribosylamino)methylideneamino] imidazole-4-carboxamide isomerase, whose protein sequence is MIVYPAMDLMGGHAVRLRQGRFDDVTTYPAQPAHALRGFADAGAEWAHIVDLDGARAGRPEQHELIISLARTTRLKLQAGGGFRTREDIARMLDAGVERVVIGSLAVKEPEMVTRWLDEFGPERLTLSVDVRMSAGTPMVAVSGWAEDSGMALWDVIALHHKAKHLLLTDIGRDGTLSGPNFQLLDEAVELLPRLRLQASGGVSSLADVNRLRTDGVIIGKALWEGRFTLEEALSLASA, encoded by the coding sequence ATGATCGTGTACCCCGCCATGGATCTGATGGGCGGACACGCCGTGCGTTTGCGTCAGGGGCGGTTCGACGACGTCACCACCTATCCGGCGCAACCGGCCCATGCGCTACGCGGTTTCGCCGACGCGGGCGCAGAGTGGGCGCACATCGTCGACCTTGACGGAGCGCGGGCCGGCAGGCCGGAGCAGCACGAGCTGATCATCTCACTCGCCCGGACCACACGACTTAAACTTCAGGCGGGCGGGGGTTTCCGCACGCGCGAGGACATCGCGCGGATGCTCGACGCGGGGGTCGAGCGGGTCGTGATCGGTAGCCTGGCCGTGAAGGAGCCTGAGATGGTCACCCGTTGGCTGGACGAGTTCGGTCCCGAACGGCTGACTTTGTCGGTCGATGTGAGAATGTCTGCCGGGACGCCGATGGTTGCTGTGTCGGGCTGGGCCGAAGACAGCGGAATGGCGCTTTGGGATGTGATTGCCCTCCACCATAAGGCGAAGCACCTGCTGCTGACCGACATCGGCCGCGATGGGACGCTCAGCGGTCCCAATTTCCAATTGCTTGATGAAGCCGTCGAACTCTTGCCCCGCCTCCGCCTTCAGGCGTCCGGCGGTGTCTCCTCGCTGGCCGACGTCAATCGACTTCGCACCGACGGAGTCATCATCGGTAAGGCGCTGTGGGAAGGCCGCTTTACGCTCGAGGAGGCGTTGTCGCTTGCCAGCGCATAG
- the hisH gene encoding imidazole glycerol phosphate synthase subunit HisH, with product MKLAIVDLAYGNIGSIQFALQRLGVVPMVTAEPDKIALADRVILPGVGAAGFAMERVDCLGLRETLTSLRQPALGICLGMQLLFEHSEEDNTTCFGLIQGRVRALEAAPDRPVPHMGWSKIDVRSPELGLRTGDYVYFAHSYACDVGPATLASISYGRDIPAVVRQANWLGAQFHPERSGEAGSRFLESFLT from the coding sequence GTGAAGCTAGCCATCGTCGACCTCGCCTATGGCAATATCGGCTCGATCCAATTCGCTCTGCAGCGGCTCGGCGTGGTCCCGATGGTAACCGCCGAGCCCGACAAGATCGCTTTGGCCGATCGGGTCATCCTGCCTGGCGTCGGTGCGGCGGGCTTCGCGATGGAGCGGGTCGACTGCCTCGGATTGCGCGAAACCCTGACATCGCTTCGACAGCCGGCGCTCGGCATCTGCCTAGGCATGCAGCTTCTGTTCGAACACAGCGAGGAGGATAACACGACCTGTTTTGGGTTGATCCAAGGCAGGGTGCGAGCGCTTGAGGCCGCACCAGACCGACCTGTGCCGCACATGGGGTGGAGCAAGATCGATGTGCGTTCGCCCGAGCTCGGCTTGAGGACTGGCGACTATGTCTATTTCGCGCACAGCTACGCCTGTGACGTTGGCCCGGCGACGTTAGCCAGCATTAGCTATGGCCGCGATATTCCAGCGGTTGTGCGCCAGGCCAACTGGCTCGGCGCCCAGTTCCATCCCGAGCGCTCCGGCGAAGCGGGCAGTCGATTCCTCGAAAGCTTCCTCACATGA